In the genome of Rhodoferax fermentans, one region contains:
- a CDS encoding TRAP transporter substrate-binding protein, protein MKLKAILAAALLAVGMSVSAQTIIKFSHVVAADTPKGKASVFFAQRAGELTKGKVKVEVYANSALYKDKEEMEALQIGSVQMLAPSLAKFGPLGVKEFEAFDLPFIFDDTADLHKVTQGPVGAALLAKLEPRGIKGLAYWDNGFKSFSANTPLKAVADYKGKKFRIQSSKVLEEEIRSVGGIAQVMAFSEVYQALQTGVVDGTENPISNFYTQKMHEVQKHLSLTNHGYLGYAVIVNKKFWDGLPADVRGQLEQAMNEATVYANKIAQEENDMSLDGVKKSGKTTVYVPTKEERMALKKAMAPVHTKMADRVGKDTLQQIYQATGFDPSTL, encoded by the coding sequence ATGAAACTCAAAGCCATCCTCGCCGCTGCCTTGCTAGCTGTCGGCATGAGCGTCAGCGCCCAGACCATCATCAAGTTCAGCCACGTGGTGGCGGCCGACACGCCCAAGGGCAAAGCCTCGGTTTTCTTCGCCCAGAGAGCGGGTGAGCTGACCAAGGGCAAGGTCAAGGTGGAGGTGTATGCCAACAGCGCTTTGTACAAAGACAAGGAAGAGATGGAAGCGCTGCAAATTGGCTCGGTGCAGATGCTGGCACCGTCGCTGGCCAAATTTGGCCCGCTGGGTGTGAAAGAGTTCGAAGCCTTTGACCTGCCCTTCATTTTTGATGACACGGCTGATCTGCACAAGGTCACCCAAGGGCCCGTGGGCGCAGCGCTGCTGGCCAAGCTGGAACCCCGGGGCATCAAGGGTCTGGCTTACTGGGACAATGGTTTTAAATCGTTCTCGGCCAACACACCCCTGAAGGCCGTGGCCGATTACAAGGGCAAAAAATTCCGCATCCAGTCCTCCAAGGTGCTCGAAGAAGAGATCCGCTCGGTGGGTGGCATCGCCCAGGTGATGGCTTTCTCTGAGGTTTATCAAGCGCTGCAGACCGGCGTGGTGGATGGCACCGAGAACCCGATCTCCAACTTCTACACCCAGAAGATGCATGAGGTGCAAAAACACCTGAGCCTGACCAACCACGGTTACCTGGGCTACGCGGTGATCGTCAACAAGAAGTTCTGGGACGGTCTGCCCGCCGATGTGCGTGGCCAGCTGGAACAAGCCATGAATGAGGCCACGGTCTACGCCAACAAGATTGCCCAAGAAGAAAACGACATGTCTCTGGACGGTGTCAAGAAGAGCGGCAAAACCACCGTGTATGTGCCCACCAAGGAAGAACGCATGGCCCTGAAAAAAGCCATGGCGCCGGTGCACACCAAGATGGCCGATCGTGTTGGCAAGGACACCTTGCAGCAGATCTACCAGGCCACCGGCTTTGACCCCAGCACGCTCTGA